TAGTATATTACACCTTGTTTATTACAGATGTGTCATGTTACTCTTAGCATATTACACCTTGTTTATTACAGATGTGTCTTGTTACTCTTAGTATATTACACCTTGTTTATTACAGATGTGTCATGTTACTCTTAGTATATTTCACCTTGTTTATTACAGATGTGTCATGTTACTCTTAGTACATTACACCTTGTTTATTACAGATGTGTCATGTTACTCTTAGTATATTACACCTTGTTTATTACAGATGTGTCTTGTTACTCTTAGTGTATTACACTTTGTTTATTACAGATGTGTCATGTTAGTCTTAGTATATTACACGTTGTTTATTACAGATGTGTCTTGTTAGTCTTAGTATATTACACCTTGTTTATTACGGATGTGTCATGTTACTCTTAGTATATTACACCTTGTTTATTACGGATGTGTCATGTTACTCTTAGTATATTACACCTTGTTTATTACAGATGTGTCTTGTTACTCTTAGTATATTACACCTTGTTTATTACGGATGTGTCATGTTACTCTTAGTATATTTCACCATGTTTATTACAGATGTGTCATGTTACTCTTAGTACATTACACCTTGTTTATTACAGATGTGTCATGTTACTCTTAGTGTATTACACCTTGTTTATTACAGATGTGTCATGTTACTCTTAGTATATTACACCTTGTTTATTACAGACGTGTCATGTTACTCTTAGTATATTACACCTTGTTTATTACAGATGTGTCATGTTACTCTTAGTATATTACACCTTGTTTATTACAGATGTGTCATGTTACTCTTAGTATATTACAGATGTGTTTTTCAGACTGAGTAAAACTGTTctgaacaacaaaataattttttgaaactGTGTGTTCTAAAGAGATCCAATTCAGGTAAAAATATTTACCTGAAATATTTTTCCCTTCATCCATCCAATGGCAAAATGATTGTTCTGCCAACATATAATGTTCTCTTTTTGGTCGCTTTCATACTGTACAAATTTTTCTTTTGCCCCAGGCTAACATTACCCAGTATGGTAACATGCCTATGGTAACATAATTTGCTGTGGTGACATCGTTATGATAGCATGACCTGCTCTGGTAATATGGCTATGAAAACATGTCCTACTGCTTTAACATGACCATGATAACATGGCTTGCCATGGTAACATGGTCATTACAACATGATGTGCTGTGGTAACTTAGTTATGATAACATAGCCTGTGGTAACATGGCTATCATAACATGACCTGCTTTGGTAACATGGTTATAACAACATGACCTGCTGCTTTAGCATGAGCATTATAGCATGGCATGCGGTGGTAACATGGTCATCACAGCATGATTTGCTGTGGAAACTTGGTTATGGTAACCTGTGGTAACATGGTTATGTTATCATAACTTGTGGTAACATGGTTAGGATAAATTGACCTGCCATGGTCAATTTATCTGATAGCATGTCAAGCTCTGATAGCATGTCTTGTTTTGGTAACATGTTTGTGATAACATGGCTTTGATAACATGACCTGTTTTGGTAACGTGGCTATGATAACATGACATTTTGTGGTAACAAGGCTATGTTAACATGACCTGCTGTGATGCATGAACAGTCTGCTATTTCGAAATTCAGTAGCATCAATGGTACTTACTAACATCAGATTGAAAACGGATCCTATATGGATgataaatatgttaatatatccTATatcataatatgatatatataatatgatatatgtaatatatatatatatgataatatatcatatatatactatgttaTGATATATATGGCTAGGGTGCATCTTCGCGACGGCGTGTATTATTAGTAGAATGCAGGAATAGATTTTGAGGCACTCTCCCTCACAAAATATACACTCCATGAATTGACAGAAGTAATATCTTATGGAATTACTGCTCGAGGCCTTCTGAATATATACGAGACAGACCCCTCGGTATTCATGATGGGATTTATTTAGTTGGTGATCAATGCAGAGCTTACGTTCAATTGCAATGTTTTACACCCTATAACCAAGGATGCAGTTGGGCTCTTAAAATCCCCAACAATCAATAGCCGGCAGTTATTAGTCCGTACTCACTGCGTGATACTAGCGCTGCCAACCTCCTCATCACATGCTTGGGTTTAGTTTCGCATGACTCACTTGTGCACAGGCTACTGAACATCACAGCGTTCGCTTAGAAGAGTTCACTTTATTTTTGCTACCTATATTTAAACTAGTATTTCTTGTCTAAGAAACTAAAACAGGAGCTTTTGGACTTTTTGAACTGTACTATTAGCCTCAAAACTGCACAATTGCTATAATGTCAATCATAAATTAGCAACtttagcttttattaaaaaaactttagtATGTTACTAAATGATACACAAATAATAgaatgctatatattatattagggCATCTTCCCTCTTATAATTTAGAATAACAGAGGAGGAAGTAAATGCCATAGGTATGGTGACACTAGTCGGACCCCAACTATCGTTCACCATATTCAACTCAGAAGGTTACCTCAAGTACAGATAAGAACTGGCTGTTTAACGATTTCTATCCAACTATCGTTGACCATATTCAACTCAGAAGGTTACCTCAAGTACAGATAAGAAGTGGCTGTTTAACGATTTCTATCTAACTATCGTTGACCATATTCAACTCAGAAGGTTACCTCAAGTACAGATAAGAACTGGCTGTTTAACGATTTCTATCTACAAAGCCAACAAAAGTCTTCCTGCTTCATCGGAGTTTTTGGCGAGAAGCGCCTAGTGGTGATGAGTTGTGGCAGATAGTCTTCACAGCTCTTTAGTAGAACAACCGTGTTCCTAATGTTGATCTCTCCTTCTCCTTGTTCATGTGACAGCTCATTGTCTGTCAGGTCAAGCCATGTGAGTTTGACGTCTCTGCTCTGTAATTGGCGAAGAAGCCACGAACAGTCTCGTAGGCCATTTTGCTTAAAGTTAGCTCTTTCTATCATTGGCAGAGTTAAAATGGTGTCAATGTTGGTGACTTCGTTGTTCTGACAATCTAGCACGCGGAGCCTTGAGAGGCTGGAAAAAAATGAGGGGAGTAGATTCATCGCCGTTGATGAAATGTTCAATTCTTGTAGTTTTGAATCATGAGAAGGCGTACTAGTGTCATGGAACGATAAGCCATCATTGCCAGAAAGATTGAGAACTTTCAAACTGGGAAGAAAACAAATACGATTATCGACTATTTTCAACTTGTTGTACGATAGATTGAGCAAGTGCAAATATTTAAGTTCAGAGAGAGAGTCTATAGGAACACTTTCCAGTCTGTTCCATTGCAGAGACAGCGCTGTTAGATTCGAGAGATTTTTGATGGATTCTGGGATAGATTTCTTTAAACAGTTATGACTAATATTAAGCACCTTAAGGTTCAATAATCGTTCAATATTCTTAGGAATAACTGATAGTAAATTTTCAGCAATGTTGAAATCTATCAGCCTAGAAAGGTCAGCATCTTCTCTATCAACGAGTATGGAGATTTGAGTAATGATATTATTAGCCAATGAGAGATGAGTAAGTGATTTCAGAGTGCAGATAACTAATGGAACCGCTACGAGTCCGAGGCCGTCAAGTGTTAATTGAGTCAGTGAGACAGGAAACAGCAGATCTTCCCCAAACCTGATGTAGCATTCGTCTTTGTAGATTCTACTTAAACTTAACTCTTCCAGTCGTTTGTATTCATGCAGACGGAGTTTAGAGAATAAATCATATACACACACTCGACAGCCATTGGGCAAATTACTGAACTTAAGAGATTTGAGTGTAGAACAGCTTTTTTGAAGAATGTCGAAAATGCCTTTAGGAAGTTGATTTCCTTGCCAATTGCACCCAAAACTCCGGTAGAGAATTGTGTCTCTATCGATGAAGAGAGTTTGCAATGTGGGCCTGTAGTTGATATTGAAATAAGAGTTCGCCGCTATCTCAACCTCACAGGCGTCATCTAGCCTACAATTATACagggagttgtctactcatctGCATAGAGACAATCTCTTTTAGCAAACCAGACCACTTGACATTATTAaaactagtacactggcagttcGGTGTGCTGTGAGATATTGTTAGGTAGGCCAAAAAGCACAGaaaataactatatgtacagtAACTCAAACATAGAAAGTGGCTGAGTGGTGCTGATTGGTACAGGTGGTAGTGCACCTCCGGAAATCTGAATATCTAGGTTCAATTCCAACGCAGTGTAATCTCTTTTCCTAACACTCTTAGCCTATTCCTTTGTTCTGAAGTCTTCTACCTGTGTTAAATGCGCAGTTGGATAGtttacaaaattattgtttttctcAAATAACTATTATTTATGAAAAGTAAGATGAGTAAAATATCATACGCATGTAAGATGGTTGTGCTCAATTTAGTAGATGATAATAGAGAGGCCTTCATGTGCAGTTTATCTGGTTTCAAAGTTTATCAAACGGCTTACGGAAACTGTAAGTACAATTTAAGAAATATGTTCAAATCCACATTGCTTTTCTTGATTTGACTGAGCGTGTGGAAATATTTCATTCTGTTTAAACTGATGCATGACAGTTTCTACTGAGACAAAGAGTCGATAACATGTAAATTTAGACCTGGAAACTTGATTTAGTTATAAGACAACAAATTAACTGTGACAGTCGCCGATGCAACAATAAGTGCTTCATATACTATATAGTGAACTTCCATGCTGCAAGTTCAGTATGACAGCAATTCAGCGCATGAAAGCCTATTTTTAACATACCTCAGCACTCTCAGATGCCTCTGACAGCTAGAAGACGGTAGCCAGTCACTGTTTGATGCACCAGTGTGAATGTTTGAATAAGCCGACTGTCTGCCTCCCAtgacaaacaacttttatttcTGTCGACATGAGAAGCTCTCAGGGCAAATCAATAGATGGAATGGAAAAATCTATAGTTCATTACTGAAGAGAGAGAATGGAGAAAACCATTTATGAATGCTTATGCTCATGTAGCTCAAAAAGAGGCATAGACAAGCATTGCAAACAGAAAGTATAAAATGAAATGCAAGAGTGGAATAATAAAGTACAATAGTGAGATACACTGTAGGTGCAAGTACAGTACATAGCTGATAGATAGATATACACTCTAGCTGTAAGTACAGTACATAGCTGATAGAGAGATATCACTCTAGCTGCAAGTACAGTACATAGCTGATAGAGAGATATCACTGTAGGTGTAAGTACAGTACATAGCTTATAGATAGATATACACTGTAAGTACAGTACATAGCTGATAGAGAGATATCACTGTAAGTGTAAGTACAGTACATAGCTGATAGATAGATATACACTCTAGCTGT
Above is a window of Watersipora subatra chromosome 3, tzWatSuba1.1, whole genome shotgun sequence DNA encoding:
- the LOC137390563 gene encoding uncharacterized protein, with amino-acid sequence MGGRQSAYSNIHTGASNSDWLPSSSCQRHLRVLRLDDACEVEIAANSYFNINYRPTLQTLFIDRDTILYRSFGCNWQGNQLPKGIFDILQKSCSTLKSLKFSNLPNGCRVCVYDLFSKLRLHEYKRLEELSLSRIYKDECYIRFGEDLLFPVSLTQLTLDGLGLVAVPLVICTLKSLTHLSLANNIITQISILVDREDADLSRLIDFNIAENLLSVIPKNIERLLNLKVLNISHNCLKKSIPESIKNLSNLTALSLQWNRLESVPIDSLSELKYLHLLNLSYNKLKIVDNRICFLPSLKVLNLSGNDGLSFHDTSTPSHDSKLQELNISSTAMNLLPSFFSSLSRLRVLDCQNNEVTNIDTILTLPMIERANFKQNGLRDCSWLLRQLQSRDVKLTWLDLTDNELSHEQGEGEINIRNTVVLLKSCEDYLPQLITTRRFSPKTPMKQEDFCWLCR